The following proteins come from a genomic window of Brevibacillus antibioticus:
- a CDS encoding tRNA1(Val) (adenine(37)-N6)-methyltransferase: MEPVTNVPLYETERIDDLLTHEMKIIQSHEVFCLSMDAVLLARFASVPKRGKVLDMCTGNGAIPLIMTTRTPEASFDGIEIQERLFSMASRNVTLNGLNERIVMHHGDVKDAVSLFGHGKYDLITCNPPYMPATSGEKNISEHFAIARHEIMLSLEDVIRVGSQLLKNGGKLALVHRSTRLIDIISLMRQYGIEPKRMRLVYPRKEAEPNMVLIEGIRGGKPELRIQPPLIVYENGEQYCEELQEIYYGRRDSLE; this comes from the coding sequence ATGGAACCTGTCACCAACGTGCCGCTTTATGAAACAGAGCGCATCGATGATTTATTGACGCATGAAATGAAAATAATCCAGAGCCACGAAGTGTTTTGCTTATCGATGGACGCGGTTCTTTTGGCGCGATTCGCATCGGTGCCAAAGCGCGGAAAAGTATTGGATATGTGCACGGGCAATGGGGCTATACCGCTCATAATGACTACGCGTACGCCAGAAGCCAGTTTTGATGGAATCGAAATTCAAGAGCGCTTGTTCAGCATGGCGAGCCGCAATGTGACGCTGAATGGTTTGAACGAACGAATCGTAATGCATCATGGAGATGTGAAGGATGCAGTGTCGTTGTTCGGGCACGGGAAGTACGATTTGATCACATGCAATCCGCCGTATATGCCTGCGACGAGCGGGGAGAAAAACATCAGCGAGCACTTTGCGATTGCCCGCCATGAGATTATGCTGTCCTTGGAGGATGTCATTCGCGTGGGGAGTCAGTTGCTGAAAAACGGTGGAAAGCTGGCGCTCGTGCATCGATCCACACGTTTGATCGACATCATTTCGCTTATGCGCCAATACGGCATCGAGCCGAAACGGATGCGTCTGGTTTATCCGCGCAAGGAAGCAGAGCCGAATATGGTTCTGATCGAGGGAATAAGGGGTGGAAAGCCGGAGCTGAGAATTCAGCCGCCGCTGATTGTGTATGAAAATGGAGAGCAATACTGTGAAGAACTACAGGAAATCTATTATGGCAGACGAGATTCCCTCGAATAA
- the yabA gene encoding DNA replication initiation control protein YabA — translation MDKREIFVKMASIEERIGDLYKEIGELKDVIVVLMEENAQLLVENQHLRNRLDRKKTGSQTKQKGTSPVAKEKAKKAVVGEGYDNLARLYAEGFHICNVHFGSLRKEGDCLFCLSFLSGGPQK, via the coding sequence GTGGACAAACGGGAAATCTTCGTCAAGATGGCGAGCATTGAAGAACGTATTGGCGACCTTTATAAAGAAATTGGTGAACTGAAAGACGTCATCGTTGTTTTGATGGAGGAAAACGCCCAATTACTCGTTGAAAACCAGCACCTTCGCAACCGACTAGACAGGAAAAAGACCGGCTCCCAAACAAAACAAAAGGGAACAAGCCCTGTCGCGAAGGAAAAAGCCAAAAAGGCAGTGGTCGGAGAAGGATATGACAACCTCGCTCGTTTGTACGCGGAAGGATTTCATATTTGCAATGTGCATTTTGGCAGCCTGCGAAAAGAAGGGGATTGCCTGTTCTGTCTCTCATTCCTGAGCGGCGGCCCTCAAAAATAA
- a CDS encoding PSP1 domain-containing protein has product MYEVVGVRFKKAGKIYYFDPDRLPIEQECTVIVETARGVEFGKVVIGKKEVAESDVVLPLKKVIRMADERDAKQVDENKQAAKNAFAVCQTKIKEHKLDMKLVDVEYTFDRNKIIFYFTADGRVDFRELVKDLASVFRTRIELRQIGVRDEAKMLGGIGPCGRLLCCSTFLGDFEPVSIKMAKDQNLSLNPAKISGLCGRLMCCLKYENDNYESSKDEMPDVGKVVTTPMGNGRVVSVNVLDQSVQVELSIDKRVTEFGLDEIAIGLPTFE; this is encoded by the coding sequence TTGTACGAGGTTGTTGGGGTCCGCTTTAAGAAAGCGGGCAAAATATATTACTTCGACCCTGACCGACTGCCGATTGAGCAAGAATGCACCGTCATCGTTGAGACGGCGCGAGGGGTCGAATTTGGCAAGGTCGTCATTGGCAAAAAAGAAGTGGCTGAGTCTGATGTCGTATTGCCGCTGAAAAAGGTCATTCGGATGGCAGACGAGCGAGATGCAAAACAGGTGGATGAAAACAAGCAAGCCGCCAAGAATGCTTTTGCTGTATGTCAGACAAAGATCAAAGAGCACAAGCTCGATATGAAGCTGGTCGATGTGGAATACACGTTTGACCGCAACAAGATTATCTTTTATTTTACCGCTGACGGCAGGGTTGATTTCCGTGAGTTGGTAAAAGACCTCGCCTCCGTATTCCGCACCCGGATTGAGCTTCGCCAGATCGGTGTACGTGACGAAGCCAAAATGCTCGGCGGGATCGGTCCTTGTGGCAGGTTGCTTTGCTGTTCGACGTTCCTCGGCGATTTCGAGCCTGTCTCGATCAAAATGGCCAAGGACCAAAATCTTTCGTTGAATCCAGCCAAAATCTCTGGCCTGTGCGGCCGGTTGATGTGCTGTTTAAAATACGAGAACGACAACTATGAAAGCTCGAAGGATGAAATGCCGGACGTCGGCAAAGTGGTCACCACCCCGATGGGGAACGGACGAGTCGTTTCTGTAAACGTACTTGACCAATCTGTCCAGGTAGAGCTTTCAATCGACAAACGCGTCACCGAATTCGGATTGGATGAGATTGCGATAGGTCTCCCCACCTTTGAATAA
- the holB gene encoding DNA polymerase III subunit delta', producing MTWTRFSQQPRAQELLYHSLRNERLAHAYLLAGPKGSGKKQMALHLAKSLFCTEREADACGACVTCRRIEGGNHPDVLFITPDGASIKIDQIRSLQKEMAMRAVESSRKVYIIEHVDKMTTQAANSLLKFLEEPPVGVLALLLTEHSHAILPTILSRCQIVQFSPLSAESIAEKLRAEGVLAGMAQVASHITTNVEEAMTLSQSESFAQLRNLVIQLVQECKQRNSSALLTIHDMLQKSDKSKEELPLFLDLLILWLRDILYLQVGRHAHLINSDQQDVLQGQALVWTKAELLRGIDLVMETKNRIERNANAQLALERLVLQFQEG from the coding sequence ATGACATGGACCCGTTTTTCTCAGCAGCCACGAGCACAGGAACTGCTGTATCATAGTTTGCGCAATGAACGACTGGCACACGCCTACTTGCTGGCGGGTCCCAAAGGTTCAGGTAAAAAGCAGATGGCCCTGCATCTGGCGAAGTCCCTTTTTTGTACGGAAAGGGAGGCAGACGCCTGCGGGGCCTGTGTTACATGCAGGCGCATAGAGGGTGGCAACCACCCGGATGTGTTGTTTATTACGCCTGATGGGGCTTCGATTAAGATCGACCAGATCCGTTCATTGCAAAAAGAAATGGCGATGCGCGCCGTCGAGTCGTCACGCAAGGTATATATCATCGAGCACGTCGATAAAATGACAACACAGGCTGCCAACAGTCTGCTCAAATTTCTGGAGGAACCGCCTGTTGGTGTACTGGCACTACTTTTAACAGAGCACAGCCATGCGATTCTTCCTACGATTTTATCTCGGTGCCAAATCGTTCAATTTTCACCACTTTCTGCAGAATCGATTGCAGAAAAGTTGCGAGCAGAGGGCGTTTTGGCAGGAATGGCGCAAGTTGCTTCCCACATTACGACAAATGTGGAAGAAGCTATGACACTCAGCCAATCAGAATCGTTTGCACAGCTAAGAAATCTAGTGATACAATTGGTGCAGGAGTGTAAACAGCGCAATTCATCTGCACTCTTAACGATCCATGATATGTTGCAAAAGAGCGACAAAAGTAAAGAGGAACTACCCCTCTTTTTAGATTTGCTCATCCTTTGGCTGCGCGATATCCTGTATTTGCAAGTAGGCAGGCATGCCCATCTCATTAACAGCGATCAACAGGATGTGCTGCAAGGACAAGCACTGGTATGGACAAAAGCTGAGCTCTTGCGTGGGATAGATTTGGTCATGGAGACGAAAAATCGGATAGAGCGAAATGCCAACGCACAGTTGGCTCTTGAGCGGTTGGTTCTTCAATTCCAGGAGGGATAA
- a CDS encoding YaaR family protein, which yields MKISDGLRPKLDLIKTTDSRKNPQMEKLNFGTMIQGEDERMSQEKLTRLLTDIDRQGQILARSRAVRDFYAYKNLVKQFMEEAVKFGIALDDRRGMNRRGRSRLYKIVKEVDAELLKLTDELLSEQAPTIDLLARIGEIRGMLINLYF from the coding sequence ATGAAAATCAGTGATGGGTTACGGCCTAAACTGGACTTGATTAAAACAACGGATTCACGCAAGAATCCTCAAATGGAAAAGCTGAATTTTGGCACGATGATTCAAGGAGAAGACGAACGCATGTCTCAGGAGAAGCTTACCCGGCTACTGACAGACATAGACAGGCAGGGACAAATTCTTGCTCGTTCCCGGGCCGTTCGTGACTTCTATGCTTATAAAAATCTCGTCAAGCAGTTCATGGAAGAGGCTGTGAAGTTCGGCATTGCCTTAGATGACAGACGAGGAATGAATCGGCGTGGCCGTAGCAGGCTGTACAAAATCGTCAAAGAGGTGGATGCAGAGCTGCTCAAGCTGACAGATGAGCTCTTGAGCGAGCAGGCACCAACGATTGATTTGTTAGCCAGGATTGGCGAAATCCGCGGCATGTTGATCAATTTGTATTTTTAG
- a CDS encoding cyclic-di-AMP receptor, translating into MKMVVAVVQDKDSGRLSQQLVKKGFRATKLASTGSFLRAGNTTFLIGTSDESVPEVIDIIAHNCKSRKQMVTPVSPLSNAVDSFMPYPLEVQVGGAAVFVLDVGEFHSF; encoded by the coding sequence ATGAAAATGGTAGTTGCGGTCGTCCAAGATAAAGATAGTGGTCGTCTGTCTCAACAACTGGTGAAAAAAGGGTTTCGTGCTACGAAGCTGGCTAGTACGGGTAGCTTTTTACGCGCCGGTAACACAACTTTTTTGATCGGTACGTCTGACGAAAGCGTGCCGGAAGTAATCGACATCATTGCGCATAATTGCAAATCCCGCAAACAAATGGTCACTCCCGTCTCTCCACTCAGTAATGCTGTAGACTCGTTCATGCCATATCCACTGGAAGTACAGGTGGGTGGTGCGGCAGTATTCGTATTGGATGTCGGAGAGTTCCATTCATTTTAA
- the tmk gene encoding dTMP kinase, which produces MEVATGKKGRFITIEGGEGAGKSTVIAKLYEELKARGVDVLLTREPGGIDIAEKIREIILNPAHTQMDERTEALLYAAARGQHLAEKVLPALAEGKLVLCDRFIDSSLAYQGHARGLGIDAVYQINRFAVGDCMPELTLFFDVQPETGLARINASRGREVNRLDLEGMRFHELVREGYQMVMERDPERFVVIDAEQPMEHVYQSALQALLDRL; this is translated from the coding sequence ATGGAAGTGGCAACAGGAAAAAAAGGCCGATTTATTACGATAGAAGGCGGAGAAGGTGCCGGGAAATCCACCGTCATCGCCAAGCTGTACGAGGAACTGAAAGCGCGGGGAGTCGATGTGCTTTTGACTCGTGAGCCCGGTGGAATTGATATCGCCGAAAAAATTCGGGAAATTATTTTAAATCCGGCCCACACGCAGATGGATGAAAGAACAGAGGCTCTCTTGTACGCGGCAGCACGTGGTCAGCATTTGGCGGAAAAGGTGTTACCTGCTTTGGCAGAGGGCAAGCTGGTACTGTGCGACCGTTTTATCGACAGTAGCCTTGCCTATCAAGGACATGCACGGGGATTGGGCATAGATGCTGTCTACCAGATTAACCGATTTGCTGTCGGCGACTGCATGCCGGAATTGACCTTGTTCTTTGATGTACAGCCCGAAACCGGATTGGCACGGATTAATGCTTCCCGTGGACGAGAAGTGAATCGTCTCGATCTGGAAGGGATGCGTTTCCATGAACTTGTTCGGGAAGGGTATCAGATGGTCATGGAACGAGACCCAGAGCGTTTTGTCGTGATTGATGCCGAGCAGCCGATGGAACATGTTTATCAATCTGCCCTACAGGCACTGCTAGACAGATTGTAA
- a CDS encoding aminotransferase class I/II-fold pyridoxal phosphate-dependent enzyme has protein sequence MLERDVEFRERQKRAPLYEQLERHAKHRPHPFHVPGHKMGHSFDNHAKNRFQDILELDVTEISGTDDLHQPQGVIAEAQDLAAQAFHAEQTKFLIGGSTVGNIALIMTVCRPGDKILVQRNCHKSVFNGIMMARATPIFLVPAVDLATGVAAGVRREDVERALLAHPDAKAVFLTNPTYYGMGIDLAKMAATVHRFDVPLLIDEAHGAHYGFHPAFPRSAMQEGADASVQSTHKMGTAMTMSSMLHIQGERIDRERLFRHLAMLQSSSPSYVLMASLDLARRHLVLAATEEWNKLLPLLDKFRERLDRLKWLDWPRLSTNSVYTTLDPLKLFFHLRTAQFSGFELQKWMEKHGIFSELADDSHVLLAASTGTSSRDLDALWRLLESMAPQVEPGEERILLAGVVSSHYLREQALQMHEAVDCPRESILLEQALGRIVAEMVIPYPPGIPVLVPGERIDEESLAMLKELARGQTRFHGVQDDQLQTIQVLR, from the coding sequence GTGTTGGAGAGAGATGTTGAATTTCGGGAGCGACAAAAGCGTGCGCCCCTTTATGAACAGCTTGAACGGCACGCCAAGCATCGGCCGCATCCGTTTCATGTGCCAGGACATAAAATGGGCCATAGCTTTGACAACCATGCGAAAAATCGCTTTCAAGACATCTTGGAGCTGGACGTAACGGAAATTAGCGGGACAGATGACCTGCATCAGCCACAGGGTGTCATTGCAGAAGCGCAGGATTTGGCGGCGCAAGCCTTCCATGCGGAACAGACCAAGTTTTTGATCGGAGGAAGTACAGTAGGGAATATCGCTCTCATCATGACGGTATGTCGGCCGGGCGACAAGATACTCGTACAACGCAATTGCCATAAGTCTGTATTCAACGGCATTATGATGGCGAGAGCAACCCCGATCTTTTTAGTCCCTGCCGTCGATTTGGCAACAGGAGTCGCTGCGGGTGTAAGGCGTGAAGATGTAGAGCGTGCGCTGCTTGCACACCCCGATGCCAAGGCAGTGTTTTTGACGAATCCTACCTACTATGGAATGGGTATCGATTTGGCGAAAATGGCGGCTACGGTCCATCGGTTTGACGTACCGCTTTTGATAGACGAAGCTCACGGTGCTCACTACGGGTTCCATCCTGCCTTTCCGCGTTCTGCTATGCAGGAAGGTGCGGATGCTTCGGTCCAATCGACACACAAAATGGGAACAGCAATGACGATGTCCTCGATGCTGCATATTCAGGGGGAGCGGATTGATCGTGAACGGTTATTCCGTCATTTGGCTATGCTTCAGTCTTCCAGCCCGTCGTATGTGCTGATGGCTTCACTCGATTTAGCCAGACGTCATCTGGTGCTTGCGGCGACCGAGGAGTGGAACAAACTGCTGCCGCTTTTGGACAAGTTTCGGGAGCGACTCGATCGACTGAAGTGGCTGGATTGGCCGAGACTGTCCACGAACAGCGTATACACTACGCTTGACCCGCTGAAGCTGTTTTTTCATTTGCGAACGGCCCAATTCAGTGGATTTGAGTTGCAGAAATGGATGGAAAAGCACGGGATTTTCTCGGAGCTGGCGGATGACTCTCATGTACTCCTCGCAGCCTCGACAGGAACATCCTCCCGTGACTTAGACGCTTTGTGGAGATTGCTTGAATCGATGGCGCCACAAGTGGAACCGGGGGAGGAGCGCATTCTTTTGGCGGGAGTCGTGTCTTCCCATTATTTGCGCGAGCAGGCATTGCAGATGCATGAAGCCGTTGATTGCCCGAGGGAGTCGATTCTTTTGGAGCAGGCTCTGGGACGCATTGTGGCAGAGATGGTGATTCCATATCCGCCGGGGATTCCGGTGCTGGTGCCAGGCGAGCGGATCGATGAAGAAAGTCTGGCGATGCTGAAGGAATTGGCGAGAGGACAAACACGATTCCACGGCGTGCAAGACGACCAGCTACAAACGATACAGGTTTTACGATAA
- a CDS encoding sigma factor G inhibitor Gin produces MEKVAQRCIVCEQEQNDGIAICEQFICQRCEQEMVNTDVQDEKYPFFIHQMRRIWLRKDA; encoded by the coding sequence ATGGAAAAAGTTGCTCAGCGATGTATCGTCTGTGAACAGGAGCAGAATGACGGAATCGCCATTTGTGAGCAGTTTATCTGTCAACGGTGCGAACAGGAAATGGTCAATACCGATGTACAGGATGAAAAGTATCCGTTTTTTATTCATCAGATGAGACGCATTTGGTTGCGAAAAGATGCGTGA
- a CDS encoding pro-sigmaK processing inhibitor BofA family protein, which produces MTTGWVIALIVVGILLVIAASKSVTGPIRWIGFGIMQVVIGALLLFFTNLVGELANFHIPINPVTALLVGFLRLPGLAALIVIKLWIM; this is translated from the coding sequence ATGACTACAGGGTGGGTTATAGCACTGATTGTAGTTGGAATTTTGCTGGTGATTGCCGCCAGCAAATCTGTCACGGGCCCGATCAGGTGGATTGGATTTGGGATCATGCAAGTCGTGATTGGGGCACTATTGCTGTTTTTCACCAATCTGGTAGGAGAGTTGGCTAACTTCCACATCCCGATCAACCCTGTGACGGCTCTGCTCGTTGGATTTCTCCGTTTGCCTGGATTGGCGGCGTTGATTGTCATCAAGCTATGGATTATGTAA
- a CDS encoding DUF2508 family protein, with amino-acid sequence MSRWRKKARFVVEWNEASLDVAVNQARMDWQHARHLVEISEPDGGLDDVIYYLHVTEKRYMYLLAQAKRERNRQQA; translated from the coding sequence GTGAGTAGGTGGAGAAAAAAAGCGCGGTTCGTGGTGGAATGGAATGAAGCCAGCTTGGATGTGGCAGTCAATCAGGCGCGAATGGACTGGCAGCATGCCCGCCATCTTGTGGAGATCAGTGAGCCGGATGGCGGTTTGGATGATGTCATTTACTATTTGCACGTGACCGAAAAGCGGTATATGTATTTGCTCGCGCAAGCAAAGCGCGAGAGGAATCGCCAACAGGCATAG
- a CDS encoding CPBP family intramembrane glutamic endopeptidase — MLTGPGLSLASGIRRQKSTPWAIMLFIGYWLMFATELSMIRFHKGDDGKWVATTAGQPEVWLGLLAFAVAVFSFIATVGFIVSLLRERRQPTSWLWQYDELTGNDVLHIVAWLHVFQTGVLLLYGFLLEGTFFSTGTIGGILESAIFQLFLLILIPLWFRGRLGEIGVRRPVRLGRMLLMLAALFLLIALVLDVVVTNPIADWFGLSLSSEREQLIEKEIVQAKETDILAAFTSLLVIGILVPIAEEILFRGVIQTYLVQRIGPVLGIFLSSLWFGLLHMDIALFVPLFVIGLILGFVRHRYQSIWGAVLLHALNNMTGVLYYFH; from the coding sequence ATGCTGACAGGACCGGGACTGTCGCTTGCGAGTGGAATACGGCGACAAAAGTCCACTCCATGGGCGATCATGCTGTTTATTGGGTATTGGCTCATGTTTGCTACGGAGTTATCCATGATTCGTTTTCACAAGGGGGATGACGGAAAGTGGGTTGCTACTACCGCTGGGCAACCGGAGGTATGGCTAGGGTTACTTGCTTTTGCAGTGGCAGTATTTAGCTTCATTGCGACCGTCGGTTTCATTGTGAGCCTGCTCCGAGAAAGGCGGCAGCCGACGTCATGGCTATGGCAATATGACGAGCTTACAGGGAATGATGTACTGCATATTGTAGCTTGGTTGCATGTGTTTCAAACAGGCGTACTGCTGTTGTATGGGTTTTTACTGGAAGGTACCTTCTTTTCCACCGGTACGATCGGAGGGATATTGGAATCAGCTATTTTTCAACTGTTCCTGTTGATTTTGATTCCGCTGTGGTTTCGTGGACGACTGGGAGAAATCGGTGTTCGCCGACCTGTACGACTTGGCCGGATGCTGTTGATGCTCGCTGCTCTGTTTCTTTTGATTGCACTGGTGCTGGATGTGGTGGTGACTAACCCGATTGCGGACTGGTTTGGACTGTCTCTGTCATCAGAGCGAGAGCAGCTGATCGAAAAAGAGATTGTGCAGGCGAAAGAAACGGATATTTTGGCGGCGTTCACCTCACTTCTGGTCATTGGCATATTGGTTCCGATTGCGGAGGAGATTTTGTTTCGCGGCGTGATTCAGACTTATCTGGTTCAGAGAATCGGTCCCGTTTTGGGTATCTTCCTGAGCAGTCTCTGGTTTGGGCTCCTGCATATGGATATCGCGCTGTTCGTTCCGCTTTTTGTCATTGGACTTATCCTCGGATTCGTTCGACATCGGTACCAATCAATTTGGGGAGCAGTTCTGTTGCATGCGTTGAACAACATGACAGGAGTGCTTTACTACTTTCACTGA